Part of the Trichoderma asperellum chromosome 1, complete sequence genome is shown below.
AGGACTCGTGCGGTTCCCCAGTACGAGATCGCTCCGGCAGGTTCAAGGTAATGAATTATTCTCTCGGTTTCACAACTCTTACTATCGCTGTTATTCGCTTCGCATCCAAGTTTCTCTTCAGCATCCGACAAGGGTTTGGACCGGATGACTGGGCACTgtttgcagcagcatttaTCGGCATACCTTGCATCGCCTTCAACGTCTGGGGACTCATTGACAATGGGCTGGGCAAAGATATCTGGACGCTAGCTCCAAGTACCATTTCCAAGCTCGCTCAATGGTTTGTGGCGATGGAGGTTTTCTATGTGGTGATTATGACGGTTATCAAAACCAGCCTCATGCTCTTTTACCTCGACTTGTTCACGGGAACCCAATTTCGCAAATTGATATGGGGAACAGTCATCTTACTCGCCGCTTCTTGCGTCAGCTTCGTTATCGGAACCCTTGTGCAGTGTGTTCCATTGGAATTCACCTGGGAGCAGTTTGACGGTAGCGACTCCGCTCAAGGGCAGTGCATCAATGTCAACGCATTCGGATGGGCAAACGCAGCTGTCAACATTGCGATAGATTTCTGGCTCCTTGCGATTCCTCTAATCCAGCTATACAAGCTGGATACACACTGGAAGAGAAAGCTAAGTGCAGCCAGCATGTTCCTGACGGCAGTAATGTATGGCTTCTCTATCTATTTTCTCTCATCTCCACTATAGACGTTCGACTTGCTAACTTTGTTATTATTAGAGCTACGATCATCTCCATTGTCCGACTCCAGTCACTCTTCCACTTTGGCAATTCTGCGAATCCAACATGGGATCATTGGAACGTTGCCTATTGGTCTACCGTCGAAGTCAACGTGAGCATTATCTGCACGTGTCTTCCATCTATACGGCTTAT
Proteins encoded:
- a CDS encoding uncharacterized protein (EggNog:ENOG41~TransMembrane:7 (n7-18c23/24o125-145i157-177o197-222i234-255o288-307i319-337o357-380i)~SECRETED:SignalP(1-19)); this encodes MLRRSSLVVIAAVVTAAAATTLSFRSDQEPGNGTELSLVEQPVNTEAEPSDWIALPLCALNCVTIACSKLDISCICKNVEQPSHTLSCLKSSCSFSDSLLTMSLAKDSCGSPVRDRSGRFKVMNYSLGFTTLTIAVIRFASKFLFSIRQGFGPDDWALFAAAFIGIPCIAFNVWGLIDNGLGKDIWTLAPSTISKLAQWFVAMEVFYVVIMTVIKTSLMLFYLDLFTGTQFRKLIWGTVILLAASCVSFVIGTLVQCVPLEFTWEQFDGSDSAQGQCINVNAFGWANAAVNIAIDFWLLAIPLIQLYKLDTHWKRKLSAASMFLTAVIATIISIVRLQSLFHFGNSANPTWDHWNVAYWSTVEVNVSIICTCLPSIRLILAHLFPRVIGSSLVLPPVSEDSWIGEKITSPNPLDVESHELCNSRSIDGTSKTSVSVQHIGGIFQD